From a region of the uncultured Desulfatiglans sp. genome:
- a CDS encoding Rare lipoprotein A has translation MEAMRFRHRIHESAERGAGPRSAASCAPWTVLLAVVCLISACATRPETVTLPGDAGPPSSVNLLPPSQRPYTINGETYYPLPSASGYMETGKASWYGHPFHGRRTSSGETYDMYKVSAAHKVLPLGTYVLVENLGNGKNIVLRINDRGPFVKGRIIDLSYAAASAIDVVGPGVADVRVTALAKEVGRAHPRTGISEPVLESKDFSRGVFTVQAGAFKDKENAAQVAERLRALFDKVDVEVSAHPEAGTLYRVRVSQAQSLFEAQAIERRLESLGFEGAFVTAL, from the coding sequence ATGGAAGCCATGCGTTTCCGCCATCGGATCCATGAATCGGCTGAAAGGGGAGCGGGGCCGCGTTCGGCTGCATCGTGTGCCCCCTGGACAGTGCTTCTGGCTGTCGTCTGCCTGATCTCGGCCTGCGCCACCCGCCCCGAAACGGTCACCCTGCCGGGAGATGCGGGTCCGCCGTCGTCTGTGAACCTCTTGCCCCCTTCCCAGCGCCCCTACACGATCAACGGCGAGACCTATTACCCTTTGCCGAGCGCGTCCGGTTACATGGAGACCGGCAAGGCCTCATGGTACGGTCATCCATTTCACGGCCGACGGACATCGAGCGGGGAAACCTACGATATGTACAAGGTCAGCGCGGCCCATAAGGTGCTTCCTTTGGGGACCTACGTCCTGGTTGAAAATTTGGGGAATGGGAAGAACATCGTCCTCAGGATCAACGACAGGGGGCCTTTTGTGAAAGGCCGGATCATCGATCTGTCTTACGCCGCTGCAAGCGCGATCGATGTGGTTGGTCCTGGCGTGGCGGATGTCAGGGTTACGGCGCTGGCGAAAGAGGTGGGGCGTGCTCACCCGCGGACGGGCATCTCGGAACCCGTTCTCGAGTCCAAGGATTTCAGCCGGGGGGTTTTCACCGTTCAGGCGGGTGCATTCAAAGACAAAGAGAATGCTGCGCAAGTTGCCGAACGGCTGCGGGCATTGTTCGACAAGGTGGATGTCGAAGTTTCGGCTCACCCGGAAGCAGGGACGCTCTACCGGGTGCGCGTTTCCCAGGCCCAATCGCTCTTCGAAGCACAGGCGATCGAACGTCGGCTCGAATCGCTCGGCTTCGAGGGGGCCTTCGTCACCGCTCTGTAG
- the rseP gene encoding RIP metalloprotease RseP, protein MHYLIYYVLPFVVVLGVLIFFHELGHFLVAKLYGVKVLKFSLGFGPKLAGFKRGDTEYLISAVPLGGYVKMLGEKDDEEDEGPLSAEEAARSFSNQTVGRRIAIVAAGPVFNLLLALVIFCLTFLISGAQVLVPEVGQVREGSPAETAGFQKNDMIVAIDGVAVDTWEQVQEIVKHHEEKEMTFTLQRDGEMLEVRVRPEVTTIENIFGEEVRTALIGIVSSGAFKTLPLGPLQAVWEGARRTWEMVVLTWMTIVKLFERVVPIETLGGPILIGQMTGQLAQENWTYLFPFMAVISVNLGILNLLPVPILDGGVILILLVEWVLRKPISPKAKEMAQKVGLFVLLMLMAIVFYNDISRLLQ, encoded by the coding sequence ATGCATTATCTCATTTATTATGTGCTGCCTTTCGTCGTCGTCCTCGGCGTCCTCATATTCTTCCACGAGTTGGGGCATTTCCTCGTTGCGAAGCTTTACGGCGTCAAGGTCCTCAAATTCTCGCTCGGATTCGGCCCCAAGCTCGCAGGATTCAAGCGGGGAGACACGGAGTATCTGATTTCGGCGGTTCCCCTCGGCGGGTATGTCAAGATGCTCGGTGAAAAGGACGATGAGGAGGACGAAGGGCCTTTGAGCGCCGAGGAGGCCGCTCGTTCCTTCAGCAACCAGACGGTCGGCAGGCGGATCGCCATCGTGGCCGCGGGTCCGGTCTTCAATCTGCTGCTCGCCCTTGTCATTTTCTGCCTCACCTTTCTGATCTCGGGGGCGCAGGTGTTGGTGCCGGAGGTCGGCCAGGTGCGGGAAGGCTCCCCGGCCGAAACAGCCGGCTTTCAGAAAAACGACATGATCGTGGCCATAGACGGCGTCGCCGTCGACACGTGGGAACAGGTCCAGGAGATAGTGAAACATCACGAAGAAAAGGAGATGACCTTCACGCTTCAACGGGATGGAGAGATGCTCGAAGTGCGTGTGCGCCCTGAAGTGACGACCATTGAAAACATCTTCGGTGAGGAGGTCCGTACCGCCTTGATCGGCATCGTATCGTCCGGCGCCTTCAAAACCCTGCCGCTCGGCCCGTTGCAGGCAGTCTGGGAGGGGGCCAGGCGCACCTGGGAAATGGTCGTATTGACCTGGATGACCATCGTCAAACTATTCGAACGGGTAGTCCCCATAGAAACGCTGGGTGGACCGATCCTCATAGGCCAGATGACAGGGCAGCTGGCGCAGGAGAACTGGACCTATCTTTTCCCGTTCATGGCGGTGATCAGCGTAAACCTCGGCATCCTGAACCTCCTGCCCGTTCCGATCCTCGACGGCGGCGTCATCCTGATCCTTCTGGTCGAGTGGGTCCTCCGCAAGCCCATAAGCCCCAAGGCCAAAGAGATGGCTCAAAAGGTCGGTCTTTTCGTCCTGCTCATGCTGATGGCCATCGTGTTCTACAACGACATCAGCAGGTTGCTGCAGTAG
- the fabG gene encoding 3-oxoacyl-(acyl-carrier-protein) reductase FabG has product MKLKDKVAVVTGSSRGVGKAVALGFAKEGAKVVVNYTSNEKAANEVVEAIKAMGSDAIAVKADVASKDDAERLIASGVDAFGRIDALVNNAGFTRPAMMLKMTEEEWDQVVDIHLKGAFLCGQAAARRMKDQNSGKIINVTSVAGLVGTVGQINYSAAKGGLLSMTKSMARELARYNICANVISLGIVATDMTEKIRTDDKLKEIYMNRILLKRFAEAEDIAPAFVFLASDDANYITGQLLCVDGGYGMI; this is encoded by the coding sequence ATGAAATTGAAAGACAAAGTCGCCGTAGTCACTGGAAGCAGCCGGGGCGTCGGGAAGGCCGTCGCACTGGGGTTCGCCAAAGAGGGAGCCAAGGTGGTGGTCAATTACACCTCGAACGAGAAAGCCGCCAACGAGGTCGTGGAGGCCATCAAGGCCATGGGCAGCGACGCCATCGCCGTCAAGGCGGATGTCGCGTCCAAGGACGACGCCGAACGCTTGATCGCGAGCGGTGTCGATGCGTTCGGGCGCATCGATGCCCTGGTCAACAACGCCGGATTCACCCGTCCGGCCATGATGCTGAAGATGACCGAGGAGGAATGGGATCAGGTCGTCGACATCCACCTCAAGGGTGCCTTCCTTTGCGGCCAGGCCGCTGCCCGCCGCATGAAAGATCAGAACAGCGGGAAGATCATCAACGTAACCTCCGTGGCCGGCCTGGTCGGCACCGTCGGGCAGATCAACTACAGTGCCGCCAAGGGCGGACTTCTCAGCATGACGAAATCCATGGCGCGTGAACTGGCGCGCTACAATATCTGCGCCAATGTCATCTCTCTCGGCATCGTCGCGACCGACATGACGGAAAAGATCAGAACCGACGACAAGCTCAAAGAGATCTACATGAACCGCATCCTGCTCAAGCGTTTCGCGGAAGCAGAGGATATCGCACCCGCCTTTGTCTTTCTAGCTTCGGATGACGCCAACTATATCACGGGTCAGCTTCTATGTGTAGATGGGGGCTATGGGATGATCTAG
- a CDS encoding Methyltransferase, translating to MRITGGQLTGLRLRSPRGRDIRPTSDRVREALFNILGQRLHDLRVLDLFAGTGVLGLEALSRGAAEAFFVDRSQHSRELILQNLALCRFQERGRFLQHDLLRGLPADLLEPPVTFDLVFLDPPYILQGSVETLETAAMKGIFSPGALAVIETSRRTPPPESIHRLRAVDTRIYGDTRLTFYQTVEEEQT from the coding sequence ATGAGGATTACAGGAGGACAACTGACCGGGCTGCGGCTTCGTTCCCCGCGTGGCCGCGACATCCGGCCGACGTCGGACCGCGTCCGGGAGGCGCTCTTCAATATCCTGGGGCAACGGCTTCATGACCTGCGTGTGCTGGATCTTTTCGCCGGGACAGGGGTTCTTGGTCTGGAGGCCCTCAGCCGGGGCGCAGCCGAGGCCTTTTTCGTCGATCGTTCCCAGCACTCCCGTGAGCTCATCTTGCAGAACCTGGCGCTCTGCCGCTTCCAGGAACGAGGCAGGTTCCTTCAGCATGACCTCCTCCGCGGGCTGCCCGCGGATCTCCTCGAACCGCCCGTCACCTTCGATCTGGTGTTTTTAGACCCGCCTTACATCCTGCAAGGCTCGGTCGAGACCCTGGAAACCGCCGCGATGAAGGGCATCTTCAGCCCCGGGGCGCTGGCGGTGATCGAGACCTCGCGCAGAACGCCACCGCCTGAATCGATCCATCGGCTTCGGGCGGTGGATACTCGAATTTACGGGGATACCCGCCTCACCTTTTATCAGACTGTCGAAGAGGAACAAACATGA
- the coaD gene encoding Phosphopantetheine adenylyltransferase — MSEKSAIYPGTFDPITNGHISIIKRGLKIFDKVIVAILRNSQKTPLFSLEERMTMIRESLKAYPNAEVDSFEGLLVDYAVRKNCRVILRGLRAMSDFEYEFQLALINRKLNRNVQSIFLVTDYKWFYTSSTIIKEAASLGGDIGSLIPPLVHQKLKEKFAALKNT; from the coding sequence ATGAGCGAAAAATCCGCCATCTACCCGGGCACCTTCGACCCCATCACCAATGGACACATCAGCATCATCAAGAGGGGTCTCAAGATTTTCGACAAGGTCATCGTCGCCATTTTGAGAAACTCCCAGAAAACGCCCCTTTTTTCCCTGGAAGAGCGGATGACGATGATCCGGGAATCGCTGAAGGCTTATCCGAACGCCGAGGTGGACAGTTTTGAGGGACTGCTCGTAGACTATGCCGTACGGAAGAACTGCAGGGTCATTCTTCGGGGCCTGCGGGCCATGTCCGATTTCGAATATGAATTCCAGCTGGCGCTGATCAACCGCAAGTTGAATCGAAATGTCCAGTCCATTTTTCTGGTCACCGATTACAAATGGTTCTATACAAGTTCGACCATCATCAAGGAAGCCGCCAGCCTGGGAGGCGATATCGGCAGTCTGATCCCGCCCCTGGTCCATCAAAAATTGAAGGAAAAATTCGCCGCTCTAAAAAACACTTGA
- the yeaZ gene encoding Universal bacterial protein YeaZ, whose product MLLAVDTSTTRFSMAIMDLDGSIVAEYSAAGDKNRFVHLMPALNFLLESAQIGLREVRCLGVALGPGSFTGLRVGLALTKGLAHALGIPLVGVPSLMAVAAQAPPTGLPVMPLLDSRRGEFFTALFKTGGDGDIVRLAPDRAVKADNLPVCFNDPVLLIGNDFRQQASLAENGPAGWAIPALPHLWGIRAAGAGRLALKRFLSGDTDDPWSLTPIYLRPPDIRPPAEGPRVPDSEGH is encoded by the coding sequence ATGCTCCTGGCCGTCGACACATCCACCACCCGGTTTTCCATGGCGATCATGGACCTGGATGGGTCCATCGTCGCAGAGTATTCCGCTGCCGGTGACAAAAACCGGTTCGTTCACCTGATGCCCGCCCTGAACTTTCTGCTCGAGTCGGCGCAGATCGGGCTCCGAGAGGTCCGATGCCTCGGTGTCGCCCTCGGACCGGGCAGCTTCACAGGGCTGCGCGTGGGGCTGGCGCTGACCAAAGGATTGGCCCATGCCCTCGGTATACCTCTCGTCGGGGTCCCGAGCCTGATGGCGGTGGCTGCCCAGGCCCCGCCAACCGGGCTTCCGGTCATGCCCCTGCTGGACTCCCGCCGCGGCGAGTTCTTTACGGCCCTGTTCAAGACGGGAGGCGACGGCGATATCGTCCGGCTCGCTCCGGACCGCGCTGTAAAGGCCGACAACCTGCCTGTCTGCTTCAACGATCCGGTCCTTCTGATCGGGAATGATTTTCGTCAACAGGCTTCCCTGGCCGAAAATGGCCCAGCAGGGTGGGCCATACCGGCCCTGCCGCACCTCTGGGGCATTCGGGCCGCCGGAGCCGGCCGTTTGGCCCTGAAGCGGTTTCTTTCCGGAGACACGGATGATCCCTGGTCGCTCACTCCGATCTACCTCAGACCGCCGGACATCAGACCCCCTGCCGAGGGCCCGCGCGTGCCGGATTCAGAAGGGCATTGA
- a CDS encoding CDP-diacylglycerol/serine O-phosphatidyltransferase, with amino-acid sequence MKTRRKKRPQHTEKKGIYVLPNLFTTASLFSGFYAIIATMQERFETAAAAILISCVFDALDGKIARFTHTTSHFGSEYDSLCDLVAFGVAPGLLAYQWALAPFGRLGWIAAFLYLVCGALRLARFNVQKNTVDPGYFRGLPIPGAAGFVASLVLFTSVFSFDGRAFPFLFILCVYILSFLMVSTINYPSFKGLELRKQRPFSALVAVILTLIVIVYQPKITLFLILTLYLLSGPFLMIYRRKTREVVKAGGQDLSASAGDETETQEESDTHRLRHIMK; translated from the coding sequence ATGAAGACCAGGCGCAAGAAAAGACCGCAACATACGGAAAAGAAGGGGATTTACGTTTTACCCAATCTCTTCACCACGGCCAGCCTTTTCAGCGGATTTTACGCGATCATCGCCACCATGCAGGAGCGCTTCGAAACCGCTGCAGCAGCCATTCTGATCTCCTGCGTTTTCGACGCGCTCGATGGCAAGATCGCCCGCTTCACCCACACGACCAGCCATTTCGGCTCCGAATACGATTCTCTCTGCGATCTCGTCGCCTTCGGCGTCGCACCGGGGCTCCTGGCCTATCAGTGGGCCCTTGCGCCTTTCGGGCGCCTGGGGTGGATCGCGGCCTTCCTCTACCTGGTCTGCGGCGCCCTCAGACTCGCTCGCTTCAATGTCCAGAAGAACACGGTGGATCCAGGTTATTTTCGGGGCCTTCCAATCCCCGGAGCAGCGGGCTTCGTTGCCTCACTGGTTCTCTTCACATCCGTCTTCAGTTTCGACGGCCGGGCCTTTCCGTTTCTTTTCATCCTTTGCGTCTATATCCTCTCTTTTCTGATGGTGAGCACCATCAACTATCCCAGTTTCAAAGGCCTGGAACTCCGGAAGCAAAGGCCGTTCAGCGCTTTGGTGGCCGTAATCCTGACGCTGATCGTCATCGTCTATCAGCCCAAGATCACGCTTTTTCTGATCCTGACGCTCTACCTTCTTTCAGGGCCGTTCCTCATGATCTACCGCCGAAAGACGCGGGAGGTCGTGAAAGCCGGGGGGCAAGACCTCTCCGCCAGCGCAGGAGATGAAACCGAAACGCAGGAAGAGTCCGACACCCATCGTCTGCGGCACATCATGAAATGA
- a CDS encoding hypothetical protein (Evidence 5 : Unknown function) — protein MGFFAHLGVNLHVCLRGDLQATSAQALDFFDIDKRSSFPDGKADSTGKSFPAFFAPLGIPWFRSIPKIYRAT, from the coding sequence ATGGGCTTTTTTGCCCATCTCGGCGTCAATCTGCATGTTTGCTTGCGCGGCGACCTGCAGGCCACCTCCGCACAAGCGCTCGATTTCTTTGATATTGACAAGAGATCCTCATTCCCGGATGGGAAAGCGGATTCTACCGGGAAATCATTTCCCGCCTTTTTTGCACCCCTCGGGATACCATGGTTCAGATCGATACCGAAAATCTACCGCGCCACATAG
- the psd gene encoding Phosphatidylserine decarboxylase proenzyme, whose product MEASRIHNRWPIAHEGLPFILIAAGLTGFTALLGWTWLSVLLGVLTFFVTSFFRDPERTSSAAPHAVLSPADGTILKVEHIESPDNPLKAPAEKVSIFMTVFNVHVNRIPVPATILETIYSPGRFFSANLDKASDENEKNSLVIATRDGRKLVVVQIAGLIARRIACWVKPGDFLHAGERFGLIRFGSRLEVFVPAGSAIVTAPGRKVRAGETVIGYLDGPPESER is encoded by the coding sequence TTGGAAGCCTCACGGATTCATAACCGCTGGCCGATTGCACACGAAGGTCTGCCCTTCATTCTGATCGCCGCCGGCCTGACCGGCTTCACCGCCCTGCTCGGCTGGACGTGGCTCAGTGTCCTTTTGGGCGTTTTGACCTTCTTCGTCACGTCTTTTTTCAGGGACCCCGAGAGGACCTCGAGTGCTGCGCCCCATGCCGTTCTGAGCCCTGCCGATGGAACCATCCTGAAGGTCGAACATATCGAATCGCCCGACAACCCGTTGAAGGCCCCCGCGGAAAAGGTCAGCATCTTCATGACGGTCTTCAACGTGCACGTCAATCGCATCCCTGTTCCGGCCACCATCCTCGAAACCATTTACAGCCCGGGAAGGTTCTTTTCCGCCAATCTCGACAAGGCCTCCGATGAAAACGAAAAAAACAGCCTTGTCATCGCCACCCGGGACGGCCGGAAACTGGTCGTCGTTCAGATCGCCGGACTCATCGCCCGGCGCATCGCCTGTTGGGTGAAGCCGGGCGATTTTCTGCATGCAGGCGAGCGTTTCGGACTGATCCGCTTCGGATCCAGACTCGAGGTCTTTGTACCCGCCGGATCAGCGATTGTCACCGCGCCGGGTCGAAAAGTCAGGGCGGGCGAAACCGTGATCGGGTACCTCGACGGACCGCCTGAAAGCGAACGGTAG
- the ispU gene encoding undecaprenyl pyrophosphate synthase (Evidence 2a : Function from experimental evidences in other organisms; PubMedId : 10217761, 12756244, 9882662; Product type e : enzyme): protein MVQIDTENLPRHIAIIMDGNGRWAKKRGLKRVLGHQKGVDAVRTVVKTTRRLGIPWLTLYAFSEENWSRPKLEVQALMNILRRFLQSERQEMIQEGIRLQTIGRTDKLPENTRDELAATILATAENSDLVLTLALSYGGRQEIVDAARAISHGIEIGALRAADISEELFAKYLYVPEMPDPDLLIRTSGEYRISNFLLWQIAYSEIYITPTLWPDFSEEEYIKAIRDYQRRERRFGGTNESD from the coding sequence ATGGTTCAGATCGATACCGAAAATCTACCGCGCCACATAGCGATCATCATGGATGGCAATGGGCGCTGGGCCAAGAAGCGCGGACTGAAGCGCGTCCTCGGACACCAAAAAGGCGTCGACGCCGTTCGGACCGTCGTCAAAACCACGCGCAGGCTGGGGATCCCGTGGCTGACCCTTTACGCCTTCTCCGAGGAGAACTGGTCCCGCCCAAAACTCGAGGTCCAGGCCCTCATGAATATCCTGCGCCGTTTTCTTCAGTCGGAAAGACAGGAAATGATCCAGGAAGGCATCCGGCTTCAGACGATCGGGCGGACGGACAAACTCCCTGAAAACACGCGGGATGAACTCGCAGCAACCATCCTGGCAACGGCGGAGAACAGCGACCTGGTTCTGACCCTGGCCCTGAGCTACGGCGGCAGGCAGGAGATCGTCGACGCAGCGCGGGCCATTTCCCACGGGATCGAGATCGGCGCCCTGCGGGCGGCTGACATCAGCGAAGAGCTTTTTGCGAAATATCTCTATGTCCCCGAGATGCCCGACCCCGATCTTCTCATAAGGACAAGCGGCGAATACCGCATCAGCAATTTTCTTCTCTGGCAGATCGCCTACAGCGAGATCTACATCACACCGACCCTGTGGCCGGATTTCAGCGAGGAAGAATACATCAAGGCCATTCGCGACTATCAGCGAAGGGAGCGGCGGTTCGGCGGCACCAACGAATCGGATTGA
- the cdsA gene encoding Phosphatidate cytidylyltransferase: protein MHLKRWLTALVGVPALILVIGPGPRWVLYAILLAAAVVALLEFYRITEPELPAIFRWSGVGSVCAFFAAVYFRHVLLLPAIAALTAFAPMVCHLWIPGQPAADWTARIGRICWGPFYAGIPLVLLMLIDMRPSGNLWIFFLLTVVFAGDTFAYYVGKGFGKRKLNERISPGKTWAGAVGGAAGSLIGGILFIRIFPIHPLNLSAVILTLVLAAAGQVGDLAESLLKRSHGIKDSGAILPGHGGLLDRIDALIFAIPILYGYLYFY from the coding sequence ATGCATCTAAAGAGATGGCTCACAGCGCTTGTCGGAGTCCCTGCCCTGATCCTCGTCATCGGCCCCGGCCCCCGATGGGTTCTTTATGCCATCCTCCTCGCAGCAGCGGTCGTGGCCCTTCTGGAGTTCTACCGAATCACCGAACCCGAATTACCCGCCATCTTCCGCTGGAGCGGCGTTGGGTCCGTCTGCGCCTTTTTTGCGGCGGTCTATTTCCGGCATGTACTTCTCTTGCCTGCCATCGCCGCTCTGACAGCTTTCGCACCGATGGTGTGCCACTTGTGGATTCCCGGGCAGCCCGCCGCCGACTGGACTGCGCGCATCGGGAGGATCTGCTGGGGGCCGTTCTATGCTGGGATCCCGCTCGTCCTTCTGATGTTGATCGACATGCGGCCTTCCGGAAACCTCTGGATCTTTTTCCTGCTGACCGTGGTCTTCGCAGGCGACACCTTTGCCTATTACGTCGGGAAGGGCTTTGGAAAACGCAAACTGAATGAACGGATCAGCCCCGGCAAAACCTGGGCCGGAGCCGTCGGCGGGGCTGCGGGGAGCCTGATCGGCGGGATCCTCTTTATCAGGATATTCCCCATTCACCCTTTGAATCTGTCCGCTGTCATTCTGACCCTGGTCCTCGCCGCGGCGGGCCAGGTGGGAGACCTCGCGGAGTCGCTCCTCAAGAGAAGCCATGGGATCAAGGACTCCGGAGCGATCCTGCCCGGCCACGGCGGACTCCTGGACAGGATCGACGCCTTGATCTTTGCAATTCCGATCCTTTATGGTTATCTTTATTTTTATTGA
- the ihfA gene encoding Integration host factor subunit alpha — protein MALTKEKIINTIYHQVGLSKSQSRAVVEQLLEIIKTTLESGEDLLISGFGKFVVKEKAERRGRNPQTTEDLQLRARRVIVFKTSGVLRNRINEAATER, from the coding sequence TTGGCTTTGACCAAAGAAAAAATCATCAACACCATCTATCATCAGGTGGGACTCAGCAAGAGCCAATCGCGGGCCGTGGTAGAACAACTTCTGGAGATCATCAAGACTACCCTGGAAAGCGGTGAAGACCTCCTGATCAGCGGCTTCGGCAAGTTTGTCGTCAAGGAGAAGGCTGAAAGGCGCGGGCGCAACCCTCAGACCACGGAGGACCTACAGCTGAGGGCCCGCAGGGTGATCGTCTTCAAAACCTCCGGCGTACTCCGAAACAGGATCAACGAGGCTGCTACAGAGCGGTGA
- the dxr gene encoding 1-deoxy-D-xylulose 5-phosphate reductoisomerase (Evidence 2a : Function from experimental evidences in other organisms; PubMedId : 10631325, 10787409, 1447125, 7567469, 9707569; Product type e : enzyme), whose product MMNIALLGSTGSIGVNALNVIRRNPGLYRIQALGAGTNIDLLLAQTEEFEPRTVVLRDADLAAAFQDRLPLRLQPEVLHGTTGLLNIVRRGETDTVISAISGAAGLMPTYEAVRCAKNVALANKETMVMAGPLVMRLAREKGVWIRPIDSEHSAIFQALQGHRRKDVRRVILTASGGPFRSASRESLTRVTPAQALDHPNWRMGPKISIDSATLMNKGLEIIEALWLFDLAIEQIDVLVHPQSIVHSMVEYADGSVIAQMGIPDMVTPIAYALSYPAHLPTGLPSLDLSRTGPLTFEAPDMQTFPCLRLAIEAARAGGSLPAVLNGANEIAVEAFLNGRIGFLDIPPVIERTMHAHHPFPIDTIEQVLEADLWARRTAGRVLESVPLPSDTVPNPQNLQDSRI is encoded by the coding sequence ATGATGAACATCGCACTCCTCGGGTCGACCGGTTCGATCGGAGTAAACGCCCTCAACGTCATACGCAGAAATCCCGGCCTATACCGCATCCAGGCCCTTGGGGCGGGGACCAACATCGATCTTCTCCTCGCACAGACCGAAGAGTTCGAGCCCCGTACCGTCGTGCTGCGCGACGCAGACCTTGCGGCGGCCTTCCAAGACCGTCTGCCGTTGCGCCTGCAGCCCGAGGTGCTTCACGGGACGACCGGCCTTCTGAACATCGTCCGTCGCGGGGAAACCGACACCGTCATATCGGCCATTTCGGGCGCGGCCGGCCTGATGCCCACTTACGAAGCGGTGCGGTGTGCAAAAAACGTCGCACTGGCCAACAAGGAAACGATGGTGATGGCCGGCCCGCTGGTCATGCGGCTCGCCAGGGAAAAGGGCGTATGGATCCGTCCCATCGACAGTGAACACAGCGCGATCTTCCAGGCACTTCAGGGTCACCGGCGCAAGGATGTCCGGCGTGTCATCCTGACCGCCTCCGGCGGCCCTTTCCGGAGCGCATCCCGCGAATCGTTGACCCGGGTCACCCCGGCACAGGCGCTGGACCACCCGAATTGGCGGATGGGGCCCAAAATCAGTATCGATTCCGCCACGCTCATGAACAAAGGGCTTGAAATCATCGAGGCGCTCTGGCTTTTCGACCTTGCGATCGAGCAGATCGACGTGCTGGTGCACCCCCAGAGCATCGTCCACTCCATGGTGGAATACGCGGACGGGTCGGTCATCGCCCAAATGGGCATCCCGGATATGGTGACCCCGATCGCTTATGCCCTCTCCTATCCGGCGCACCTGCCGACAGGGTTGCCTTCGCTTGACCTGAGCCGCACGGGCCCTTTGACTTTCGAGGCCCCCGACATGCAGACCTTTCCCTGTCTGAGGCTGGCCATCGAGGCGGCCCGGGCGGGGGGCAGCCTGCCGGCGGTCTTGAACGGGGCCAACGAGATCGCCGTGGAGGCCTTCCTGAACGGCAGGATCGGTTTCCTGGACATCCCGCCCGTGATCGAAAGGACCATGCACGCTCATCACCCCTTCCCGATCGACACGATCGAGCAAGTCCTCGAAGCGGACCTCTGGGCACGCCGGACAGCCGGGCGGGTGCTCGAGAGCGTCCCTCTTCCCTCGGACACCGTGCCGAACCCTCAAAACCTCCAAGACTCGCGGATCTGA
- a CDS encoding hypothetical protein (Evidence 5 : Unknown function), giving the protein MEREDYGRCFSKREGFRRRHGAGRRAVHQEGKTGPQRFQTVRSCK; this is encoded by the coding sequence TTGGAAAGGGAGGACTACGGACGGTGCTTTTCCAAGAGGGAGGGGTTTCGCCGCCGGCACGGCGCAGGGCGCCGTGCTGTCCATCAGGAGGGGAAAACCGGGCCGCAGCGGTTTCAGACGGTCCGATCATGTAAATAA
- a CDS encoding hypothetical protein (Evidence 5 : Unknown function) → MTVSGRVAQAEIRQTTARSTVQGAHDAAERGPAPLSADSWIRWRKRMASIQPPHNG, encoded by the coding sequence GTGACCGTTTCGGGGCGGGTGGCGCAGGCCGAGATCAGGCAGACGACAGCCAGAAGCACTGTCCAGGGGGCACACGATGCAGCCGAACGCGGCCCCGCTCCCCTTTCAGCCGATTCATGGATCCGATGGCGGAAACGCATGGCTTCCATCCAACCTCCTCACAACGGATAA